One region of Skermanella mucosa genomic DNA includes:
- a CDS encoding VOC family protein, with amino-acid sequence MADIDRPEHLGQLEDTNRSSGAGIDTGERDRTHEGHFISGGLTSSRSGIMSTSPSIFVWHELMTDDTESAIAFYRAVVGWNSQDWGEPGAYTLVGPGEERVAGIMPLPEEARAAGGRPAWLGYIGVADVDAATVSLVAAGGRVWKQPSDIPEVGRFSVVADPQGAVFMLFKPTGGNRPAASDGAPGHVGWNELCAVDWEQAFDFYSGQFGWTKADGIDMGLMGIYQLFSAGGAPIGGMMNKPEAMPVPAWIFYFNVPEIDAAVARVMAGGGQILNGPMEVPGGSWIVNCVDPQGAMFSLVAPAR; translated from the coding sequence ATGGCCGACATTGACCGTCCCGAGCATTTGGGACAACTTGAAGATACGAATCGATCATCAGGGGCCGGGATCGACACAGGTGAGCGCGACCGGACACATGAAGGGCACTTCATCTCGGGCGGTTTAACTTCATCAAGGAGCGGGATCATGTCCACTTCGCCCAGCATCTTCGTATGGCATGAGCTGATGACCGACGACACGGAGTCGGCCATCGCCTTCTACCGGGCCGTGGTCGGCTGGAACTCCCAGGACTGGGGGGAACCCGGCGCCTATACGCTGGTCGGCCCGGGGGAGGAGCGGGTCGCCGGGATCATGCCTCTGCCCGAGGAAGCCCGGGCGGCCGGTGGCCGACCCGCCTGGCTCGGCTATATCGGCGTCGCGGATGTGGATGCCGCAACGGTTTCCCTGGTTGCCGCCGGCGGCCGGGTCTGGAAGCAACCCTCCGATATCCCCGAGGTCGGCCGCTTCTCCGTCGTCGCCGATCCGCAGGGCGCCGTGTTCATGCTGTTCAAGCCGACGGGCGGCAATCGGCCCGCGGCCTCCGATGGAGCACCGGGCCATGTGGGCTGGAACGAGCTGTGCGCGGTGGATTGGGAGCAGGCATTCGACTTCTATTCCGGGCAGTTCGGCTGGACCAAGGCGGATGGCATCGACATGGGCTTGATGGGCATCTACCAGCTTTTCTCGGCAGGCGGAGCTCCGATCGGCGGCATGATGAACAAGCCCGAGGCGATGCCTGTGCCGGCCTGGATATTCTACTTCAATGTGCCCGAAATCGACGCGGCCGTGGCGCGCGTGATGGCGGGCGGCGGCCAGATCCTCAACGGCCCGATGGAGGTGCCGGGCGGGAGCTGGATCGTGAACTGCGTGGATCCGCAGGGCGCGATGTTCTCGCTGGTGGCACCCGCCCGCTGA